From the Streptomyces nigrescens genome, one window contains:
- a CDS encoding riboflavin synthase yields the protein MFTGIVEELGEVVAVEDLGDASRFRLRGPVVTEDAKHGDSIAVNGVCLTVVETVDGEFTADVMAETLNRSSLGALAAGSRVNLERPMALGGRLGGHLVQGHVDGTGTILERTPGEHWEIVKIALPAALSRYVVEKGSITVDGVSLTVVDAADDYFTISLIPTTLALTTLGIKKAGDPVNLEVDVLAKYVERLLGRGADGSADLKDIEEIKEMDR from the coding sequence GTGTTCACCGGAATCGTCGAAGAACTGGGTGAGGTCGTCGCCGTCGAGGACCTCGGTGATGCCTCCCGCTTCCGACTGCGCGGACCCGTCGTCACCGAAGACGCCAAGCACGGTGACTCGATCGCCGTCAACGGCGTGTGTCTGACCGTCGTGGAGACCGTCGACGGTGAATTCACCGCCGATGTGATGGCCGAGACCCTCAACCGCTCCAGCCTCGGCGCGCTGGCCGCCGGCTCGCGGGTCAACCTGGAGCGCCCGATGGCGCTCGGCGGGCGGCTCGGCGGACACCTCGTCCAGGGCCATGTCGACGGCACCGGCACGATCCTGGAGCGCACCCCCGGCGAACACTGGGAGATCGTCAAGATCGCGCTGCCGGCCGCGCTGTCCCGCTATGTCGTCGAGAAGGGCTCCATCACCGTCGACGGCGTCAGCCTCACCGTCGTCGACGCGGCCGACGACTACTTCACCATCAGCCTCATCCCCACCACCCTCGCCCTGACCACCCTGGGCATCAAGAAGGCCGGCGACCCGGTGAACCTTGAGGTCGACGTCCTCGCCAAGTACGTCGAGCGGCTGCTCGGGCGAGGCGCCGACGGCAGCGCGGACCTCAAGGACATCGAGGAGATCAAGGAGATGGACCGGTGA
- a CDS encoding nicotinamide mononucleotide transporter family protein produces the protein MSVLDTLNGEAFTALGQHVIWSDMIGNTIGLAALALGWRRSIWTWPAQFLSGAVLVAAYASAHLSGGVGKQLLVIGVALWGWRQWQRGRQQAQDGSIAVRFAGWRERGVLLGGTAVGTVAVGTLFTLIPQLSWNPWPDAYIFVGTLTAMVAQARGLVEFWFAWLLVDVVGVPLAFSSGLAFSGLVYVVYLALVVWGLRDWWLRSRASGRPVLEGAAA, from the coding sequence GTGAGCGTCCTCGACACGCTGAACGGCGAGGCCTTCACGGCCCTCGGGCAGCACGTCATCTGGTCCGACATGATCGGCAACACCATCGGTCTGGCCGCACTGGCACTCGGCTGGCGGCGCTCCATCTGGACCTGGCCCGCCCAGTTCCTCTCCGGTGCCGTCCTCGTCGCCGCCTACGCCTCCGCCCACCTCAGCGGCGGCGTAGGCAAGCAACTCCTCGTCATCGGCGTGGCGTTGTGGGGCTGGCGGCAGTGGCAGCGCGGCCGGCAGCAGGCGCAGGACGGCTCCATCGCCGTACGCTTCGCCGGCTGGCGCGAGCGCGGTGTGCTGCTCGGCGGCACCGCCGTGGGCACCGTGGCCGTCGGCACCCTGTTCACCCTGATCCCGCAGCTGTCCTGGAACCCCTGGCCGGACGCCTACATCTTCGTCGGCACGCTCACCGCGATGGTCGCCCAGGCCCGCGGCCTGGTCGAGTTCTGGTTCGCCTGGCTGCTGGTCGACGTCGTCGGCGTCCCGCTCGCCTTCAGCAGCGGGCTCGCCTTCTCCGGCCTTGTCTACGTCGTCTATCTCGCCCTCGTCGTGTGGGGCCTGCGCGACTGGTGGCTGCGCTCGCGTGCGAGCGGCCGCCCCGTCCTGGAAGGAGCAGCGGCATGA
- a CDS encoding bifunctional 3,4-dihydroxy-2-butanone-4-phosphate synthase/GTP cyclohydrolase II, producing the protein MTALQSWYDEDAAALALDPVEQAIADIAAGRPVVVVDDENRENEGDLVIAAEKATPEIVAFMMSECRGLICAPMEGPELDRLELPQMVEHNTESMRTAFTVSVDATAAHGVTTGISAADRATTLRLLASGESVAGDFVRPGHIFPLRARPGGVLVRNGHTEAGVDLARLAGLRPAAAIVEIAGEDGTMLRLPELVPFARKHGLSIISIEDLIAYRQSSEPTVRREAETRLPTAHGEFTAYGYRSTVDGVEHIALVAGELGDGEDVLVRVHSECLTGDIFHSLRCDCGPQLEASLRQISEAGRGVVIYLRGHEGRGIGLLSKLRAYELQERGRDTLDANLELGLPADSRDYAAGAQMLQDLGVRSLRLMTNNPEKTAALVRHGLRVSGREPMPVQAGEHNLRYLRTKRDRMGHDLPWLEPGTGTTSTGAAYAAPASATTCDNQ; encoded by the coding sequence ATGACCGCACTGCAGAGCTGGTACGACGAGGACGCCGCTGCACTGGCGCTCGACCCCGTCGAGCAGGCCATCGCCGATATCGCCGCCGGCCGCCCCGTGGTCGTCGTGGACGACGAGAACCGCGAGAACGAGGGCGACCTCGTCATCGCCGCGGAGAAGGCCACCCCCGAGATCGTCGCGTTCATGATGAGCGAGTGCCGCGGGCTGATCTGCGCCCCCATGGAGGGCCCGGAGCTGGACCGGCTGGAACTCCCGCAGATGGTCGAGCACAACACCGAGTCGATGCGGACCGCCTTCACCGTCTCCGTCGACGCCACCGCCGCGCACGGCGTGACCACCGGCATCTCCGCCGCCGACCGCGCCACCACCCTGCGGCTGCTCGCCTCCGGGGAATCGGTCGCCGGTGACTTCGTCCGGCCCGGCCACATCTTCCCGCTGCGCGCCCGGCCCGGCGGGGTGCTGGTCCGCAACGGCCACACCGAAGCCGGTGTCGACCTCGCCCGGCTGGCCGGACTGCGCCCGGCCGCCGCCATCGTGGAGATCGCGGGCGAGGACGGCACGATGCTGCGGCTGCCGGAGCTGGTGCCGTTCGCCCGTAAGCACGGACTGTCGATCATCTCCATCGAGGACCTGATCGCCTACCGGCAGTCGTCCGAGCCCACCGTCCGCCGCGAGGCCGAGACCCGGCTGCCCACCGCACACGGTGAGTTCACCGCCTACGGCTACCGCTCCACCGTCGACGGGGTCGAGCACATCGCGCTGGTCGCCGGGGAGCTCGGCGACGGTGAGGACGTCCTGGTCAGGGTGCACTCCGAATGCCTGACCGGCGATATCTTCCACTCGCTGCGCTGCGACTGCGGCCCCCAGCTGGAGGCCTCGCTGCGGCAGATCTCCGAGGCCGGACGCGGTGTGGTGATCTACCTCCGCGGCCACGAAGGGCGCGGCATCGGCCTGCTGTCCAAGCTGCGCGCCTACGAACTCCAGGAGCGCGGCCGGGACACCCTCGACGCCAACCTCGAACTGGGGCTGCCCGCCGACTCCCGCGACTACGCCGCGGGTGCGCAGATGCTCCAGGACCTCGGGGTGCGCTCGCTGCGTCTGATGACCAACAACCCCGAAAAGACCGCCGCCCTGGTGCGGCACGGCCTGCGGGTCTCCGGCCGCGAGCCGATGCCCGTCCAGGCCGGGGAACACAATCTGCGGTATCTGCGCACCAAGCGGGACCGGATGGGGCACGACCTGCCCTGGCTGGAACCCGGTACAGGCACCACCTCCACCGGAGCGGCCTACGCCGCGCCCGCTTCCGCGACCACCTGCGACAACCAGTAG
- the ribH gene encoding 6,7-dimethyl-8-ribityllumazine synthase has product MSGKGAPELTVKNCGDLRVAVIAAQWHQQVMDGLVDGALRALTELGIDEPTLLRVPGTFELPVVAKVLAGRGYDAVVALGVVIRGGTPHFDYVCQGVTQGLTQVSVDTGVPVGFGVLTCDTEQQALDRAGLEGSTEDKGHEAVTAAVATAATLRTVSEPWR; this is encoded by the coding sequence GTGAGCGGCAAGGGCGCACCCGAACTGACCGTGAAGAACTGTGGCGACCTGCGGGTGGCCGTCATCGCGGCGCAGTGGCACCAGCAAGTGATGGACGGCCTCGTGGACGGCGCGCTGCGCGCCCTCACCGAGCTCGGTATCGACGAGCCGACGCTGCTGCGGGTGCCCGGCACCTTCGAGCTGCCGGTCGTCGCCAAGGTCCTGGCCGGCCGCGGCTATGACGCGGTGGTCGCCCTCGGCGTGGTCATCAGGGGCGGCACGCCGCACTTCGACTACGTCTGCCAGGGCGTCACCCAGGGCCTGACCCAGGTCTCGGTGGACACCGGTGTACCGGTCGGCTTCGGCGTGCTGACCTGCGACACCGAGCAGCAGGCCCTGGACCGCGCGGGCCTGGAGGGCTCCACCGAGGACAAGGGCCACGAGGCGGTCACCGCCGCGGTCGCCACCGCCGCGACGCTGCGCACCGTGTCCGAGCCCTGGCGCTAG
- a CDS encoding phosphoribosyl-ATP diphosphatase, whose protein sequence is MSKKTFEELFSELQQKAATGDPTTSRTAELVQAGVHTIGKKVVEEAAEVWMAAEYESDEAAAEEISQLLYHLQVMMVAKGISLDDVYAHL, encoded by the coding sequence ATGTCCAAGAAGACGTTCGAGGAGCTTTTCTCCGAGCTCCAGCAGAAGGCCGCCACCGGCGACCCCACCACCTCCCGCACCGCCGAGCTGGTGCAGGCAGGTGTCCATACGATCGGCAAGAAGGTCGTCGAGGAGGCCGCCGAGGTCTGGATGGCCGCCGAGTACGAGTCCGACGAGGCCGCCGCCGAGGAGATCTCCCAGCTCCTCTACCACCTCCAGGTCATGATGGTCGCCAAGGGCATTTCCCTGGACGACGTCTACGCCCACCTCTGA
- the hisG gene encoding ATP phosphoribosyltransferase translates to MLRIAVPNKGSLSEPASAMLHEAGYRQRKDRRELVLVDAENEVEFFFLRPRDIAVYVGSGKLDIGITGRDLLLDSGSPAEEILQLGFAGSTFRYATRPGTAKEVTDFGGMTIATSFSGLVRQHLADNGVDASVVHLDGAVETAIQLGVAEIIADVVETGTTLRNAGLEIIGEPILKSEAVVIRGTGAPDDDPKVRQFLRRMQGVLVARRYVMMDYDIRVEHVEKAVGLTPGLESPTVSPLHHEGWVAVRSMVPSKDAQRIMDELYDLGARAILTTGIHACRL, encoded by the coding sequence ATGCTGCGCATCGCTGTCCCCAACAAGGGTTCACTGTCCGAGCCTGCGTCGGCGATGCTCCATGAGGCCGGCTACCGCCAGCGCAAGGACCGCAGGGAACTGGTCCTGGTCGACGCGGAGAACGAGGTCGAGTTCTTCTTCCTGCGCCCGCGCGACATCGCGGTCTACGTGGGCTCCGGCAAGCTCGACATCGGCATCACCGGCCGTGACCTGCTGCTGGACTCCGGCTCGCCGGCCGAGGAGATCCTCCAGCTCGGCTTCGCCGGCTCGACCTTCCGCTACGCCACCCGTCCGGGCACGGCCAAGGAGGTCACCGACTTCGGCGGCATGACGATCGCCACCTCCTTCTCCGGCCTGGTCCGCCAGCACCTCGCCGACAACGGCGTGGACGCCTCCGTCGTCCACCTCGACGGCGCCGTGGAGACCGCCATCCAGCTCGGCGTCGCCGAGATCATCGCGGATGTCGTGGAGACCGGCACCACCCTGCGCAACGCCGGCCTGGAGATCATCGGCGAGCCGATCCTGAAGTCCGAGGCCGTCGTCATCCGCGGCACCGGCGCACCGGACGACGACCCGAAGGTGCGCCAGTTCCTGCGCCGTATGCAGGGCGTCCTGGTGGCCCGCCGGTACGTGATGATGGATTACGACATCCGGGTCGAGCACGTCGAGAAGGCCGTCGGCCTCACCCCGGGCCTGGAGTCGCCGACCGTCTCCCCGCTGCACCACGAGGGCTGGGTCGCGGTCCGCTCGATGGTCCCGTCCAAGGACGCCCAGCGCATCATGGACGAGCTCTACGACCTCGGCGCCCGCGCGATCCTGACCACCGGCATCCACGCCTGCCGGCTCTGA